A single region of the Ziziphus jujuba cultivar Dongzao chromosome 10, ASM3175591v1 genome encodes:
- the LOC107404852 gene encoding subtilisin-like protease SBT3, translating to MVHDHRLHLLSIFFLIACIFLGLLEIRVSAERTTYIVHMNKSFKPDFHPTHNHWYSSTVDSLNTKNPSSFHAKRSSTPSLLLYTYDNAFHGFSASLSPQELENLKKSPGFVSAFNDKVVTIDTTHTTDFLSLNPSSGLWPASNYGEDVIIGVIDTGVWPESESFKDDGMTANIPAKWKGICEEGEQFNSSMCNFKLIGARYFNKGVIAANPNINISMNSPRDIEGHGTHTSSTAAGNYVEDASYFGYANGTARGVAPRSRLVIYKALWEEGSYASDVLAGIDQAIADGVDVISISMGFDNVQLYEDPIAIASFAAMEKGVVLSASAGNAGPQLGSLHNGIPWVLTVAAGTIDRSFGGTLTFGNGQTLVGQTLFPANAIVEDLPLIYNKNFSSCNSSKLLLDSSPIGVVVCDETWPLHDQIRQVTEAQLRGAIFISNFTAGRVTCPGIVISPEDANSLIKYAESNENPTVSIKFQQTFVGTKPAPTAAGYTSRGPSPSYPNILKPDIMAPGTRVLAAFVPTNAAGLIGSNVFLPSNYHLLSGTSMACPHASGVAALLKGAHPEWSPAAIRSAMMTTANPLDNTRNPIRENDNGLEFASPLAIGSGQVDPNTALDPGLIYDATPQDYVNLLVSLNYTKNQILAITRSEAYNFSNPSFDLNYPSFIALYDNDDKPIVAKSRTFERVVTNVGDGAAKYEASVKEPEGSVVTVSPKILVFGNKYEKQSYTLTIYYTNGRKGSVSFGEIVWVEENGNHIVRSPIVLNKTMEQLNHSLPLQYCIFILVVCLVSAERETYIVHMDKSFKPESHPTHNHWYSSIVDSLNANSRSFFHPKIPFTTPSILYTYDNAVHGFSASLSPEALENLKGFSGFVAAYRDRAVKVHTTRSTDFLFLNPSTGLWPASNYGEDIIIGVIDSGVWPESESFKDHGMTKKIPAKWKGICQEGQQFNSSMCNYKLIGARYFNNGVTAANPNITLSMNSARDTSGHGTHTSSTAAGNYVDDVSYFGYAKGTAKGVAPRSRVAIYKALWDEGGFVSDILAAIDQAIVDGVDIISLSLSSVDTVPPLYEDPIAIATFAAMEKGVVVSSSAGNEGPELGTVNNDIPWVLTVAAGTMDRSFGGTVTFGNGLTLVAVDPGLIYDATPQDYVNLLVSMNFTRNQILAITRSEAYDFSKPSSDLNYPSFIALYDNQTTSRLKKFERTVTNVGDDAAKFTASVTSPPRSQVSVSPETLVFKKKYEKQSYTLTIKYGRDERKEVSFGEIVWVDENGKHTVRSPIVVSPVL from the exons ATGGTGCACGATCATAGGCTTCATCTTCTTTCCATTTTCTTCCTCATAGCATGCATTTTCTTAGGTCTCCTAGAAATTAGAGTTTCAGCGGAAAGGACTACTTATATTGTCCATATGAACAAGTCTTTCAAGCCCGATTTCCACCCTACCCACAACCATTGGTACTCCTCAACTGTTGACTCTCTCAACACTAAAAATCCCTCTTCATTTCATGCCAAAAGATCATCTACTCCATCATTACTTCTATACACTTATGACAATGCTTTTCATGGCTTCAGTGCAAGCCTATCTCCACAAGAACTGGAGAATCTAAAGAAGTCTCCAGGATTTGTCTCAGCTTTCAATGACAAGGTTGTCACCATTGACACCACCCACACCACTGACTTTCTCTCCCTTAACCCCTCCAGTGGTCTATGGCCTGCTTCAAACTATGGTGAAGATGTCATCATTGGTGTCATTGATACTGGGGTCTGGCCGGAGAGCGAGAGCTTCAAGGATGACGGTATGACTGCTAATATTCCAGCCAAGTGGAAGGGAATTTGTGAGGAAGGAGAACAGTTCAATTCGTCAATGTGTAACTTTAAGCTCATAGGAGCTAGATATTTCAACAAGGGTGTGATTGCAGCAAATCCTAATATTAACATCAGTATGAACTCTCCTAGGGACATTGAAGGGCATGGGACTCACACATCTTCCACGGCTGCTGGGAATTATGTAGAAGATGCATCTTATTTCGGCTATGCTAATGGGACAGCCAGAGGTGTGGCTCCACGCTCAAGGTTGGTGATTTACAAGGCTTTATGGGAGGAGGGATCATATGCCTCTGATGTTTTGGCGGGCATAGACCAGGCTATTGCAGATGGAGTGGATGTCATTTCAATCTCAATGGGTTTCGATAATGTGCAGCTGTATGAAGATCCCATAGCAATAGCTTCTTTTGCTGCCATGGAGAAGGGTGTGGTGCTTTCTGCTTCCGCAGGAAATGCAGGTCCACAACTTGGCAGTCTGCATAATGGCATCCCTTGGGTTTTGACTGTTGCAGCAGGCACAATAGATCGTTCATTTGGTGGGACTCTAACTTTTGGAAATGGACAAACACTTGTTGGGCAGACCTTGTTCCCAGCAAATGCCATTGTGGAAGACTTGCCTTTGATATACAATAAAAATTTCTCTTCATGTAACTCATCGAAATTGTTATTAGATTCTTCTCCCATTGGGGTTGTCGTCTGTGATGAAACTTGGCCACTACATGATCAAATTAGACAAGTCACAGAAGCACAGTTGCGAGGAGCCATATTCATCTCAAACTTTACTGCGGGAAGAGTGACATGTCCTGGCATTGTGATAAGCCCTGAAGATGCAAACTCTTTAATCAAATATGCAGAAAGCAATGAGAATCCTACCGTAAGCATCAAGTTCCAGCAAACCTTTGTTGGAACAAAGCCTGCACCAACAGCTGCTGGATACACTTCAAGAGGTCCTTCTCCAAGTTATCCAAACATTTTGAAGCCGGACATAATGGCACCTGGGACTCGAGTTTTGGCTGCCTTCGTTCCAACTAATGCAGCAGGATTAATTGGGTCTAATGTGTTTTTACCAAGCAACTACCATCTATTATCTGGGACATCAATGGCTTGCCCTCATGCTTCTGGTGTGGCAGCATTACTGAAAGGGGCACACCCGGAATGGAGTCCTGCCGCAATAAGATCTGCCATGATGACCACAGCCAATCCATTAGACAATACTCGAAACCCAATTCGTGAGAATGACAATGGTTTGGAATTTGCCTCACCTTTAGCTATTGGTTCAGGTCAGGTGGACCCGAATACAGCACTTGACCCAGGTTTGATATATGATGCAACCCCACAAGATTATGTTAACCTTCTTGTCTCCTTGAATTATACCAAGAACCAAATCTTAGCCATCACTAGATCAGAAGCATATAACTTTTCCAATCCATCTTTTGATCTAAATTACCCATCATTCATAGCTTTGTATGATAATGATGACAAACCAATAGTGGCAAAGTCCCGGACATTTGAAAGAGTTGTAACAAATGTGGGAGATGGTGCAGCAAAGTACGAGGCTTCAGTGAAAGAACCAGAGGGTTCTGTGGTGACTGTCTCACCAAAGATATTGGTGTTTGGAAATAAGTATGAGAAGCAAAGCTATACACTTACCATATACTATACCAACGGTAGGAAAGGAAGTGTATCATTTGGAGAAATTGTTTGggttgaagaaaatggaaacCACATTGTTAGGAGTCCTATTGTACT aaacaAAACAATGGAGCAGCTTAATCATAGCCTTCCTCTTCAATACTGCATTTTCATCCTTGTCGTATGCTTAGTTTCAGCAGAAAGGGAAACTTATATTGTTCATATGGACAAATCTTTCAAGCCTGAGTCACACCCTACTCACAACCATTGGTATTCCTCCATTGTTGACTCTCTCAACGCTAACAGTCGTTCCTTTTTCCATCCCAAAATACCATTCACTACTCCATCAATTCTATACACCTACGACAACGCTGTTCATGGGTTCAGTGCAAGTCTATCTCCGGAAGCATTAGAGAATCTAAAGGGATTCTCAGGATTTGTCGCAGCTTACAGGGACAGGGCCGTCAAGGTCCATACAACCCGCAGCACAGATTTTCTCTTCCTCAACCCTTCTACTGGTTTATGGCCTGCTTCCAACTATGGTGAAGATATCATTATTGGTGTCATCGACTCAGGGGTGTGGCCGGAGAGTGAGAGCTTCAAAGACCATGGAATGACCAAGAAAATTCCAGCTAAATGGAAAGGAATTTGCCAGGAAGGACAACAGTTCAATTCCTCCATGTGTAACTACAAGCTCATAGGAGCTAGGTACTTCAACAATGGTGTGACTGCAGCAAACCCAAATATCACTCTCTCTATGAACTCTGCTAGGGACACCTCCGGACATGGAACCCACACATCTTCTACAGCTGCTGGGAACTATGTCGACGATGTTTCTTACTTCGGCTATGCTAAAGGAACCGCCAAAGGTGTAGCGCCGCGCTCGAGGGTGGCCATTTACAAGGCCTTATGGGATGAAGGAGGTTTCGTCTCTGATATTCTGGCGGCCATAGACCAAGCTATTGTTGATGGGGTAGACATCATTTCACTTTCACTGAGCTCGGTTGATACTGTGCCACCGCTATATGAGGATCCCATAGCCATAGCTACTTTTGCTGCCATGGAGAAGGGTGTGGTGGTTTCTTCTTCGGCTGGAAACGAAGGTCCAGAGCTTGGGACTGTGAATAATGATATTCCATGGGTGTTGACTGTTGCAGCAGGGACGATGGACCGTTCGTTTGGTGGGACTGTAACCTTTGGAAACGGGCTAACACTTGTTG CAGTTGACCCAGGTTTGATATATGATGCAACCCCACAAGACTATGTCAATCTCCTAGTCTCCATGAACTTTACCAGGAACCAAATCTTAGCCATCACTAGATCTGAAGCCTATGACTTCTCCAAACCATCATCTGATCTGAACTACCCATCGTTTATTGCTTTGTACGATAACCAAACAACATCAAGGCTAAAGAAGTTTGAACGAACTGTTACAAATGTGGGAGATGATGCGGCAAAGTTCACGGCTTCGGTGACTTCTCCACCACGTTCCCAAGTTTCTGTCTCACCAGAGACGCTGGTGTtcaagaagaaatatgagaagcaGAGCTATACTCTTACAATAAAATATGGAAGGGACGAGAGAA
- the LOC107416654 gene encoding uncharacterized protein LOC107416654: protein MDDIDRASSSSSEEDFQDFMTFLNKCIGAIDGTHISAHVPADKQVSYRVRKSIVTQNVLCACNFDMMFIFVYAGEYYVVDSGFPCTVGFLPPFRGERYHLQEYHGRGRQPRGPKELFNYRHSSLKNVIERCFGVLKARFRILKMMPRYKQSRQPSIVIACCTLHNFIRNWAQNDVMFRQWEEEEQEIEDEEAGTSGSNNSIDLSDEIATTMVVYRNQLSQVMWHDYVSNM from the exons ATGGATGATATAGATAGAGCCTCTTCCTCTAGTTCAGAAGAAGATTTTCAAGATTTTATGACGTTTCTTAAT AAATGTATTGGTGCAATTGATGGCACACACATAAGCGCACATGTTCCTGCTGACAAGCAAGTTAGCTATAGAGTTAGAAAATCTATAGTGACTCAAAATGTTTTATGTGCATGCAATTTTGACATGATGTTTATTTTCGTTTATGCTG GTGAATATTATGTTGTTGATTCTGGATTTCCATGTACCGTGGGTTTTCTTCCTCCATTTCGAGGTGAAAGATATCATTTGCAAGAATACCATGGTAGAGGTCGCCAACCAAGAGGACCAAAAGAATTGTTTAATTATAGGCATTCTTCACTTAAAAATGTTATTGAACGTTGTTTTGGTGTATTGAAAGCGCGGTTtcgaattttaaaaatgatgccACGTTATAAACAAAGTAGACAACCTTCGATAGTTATAGCTTGTTGTACACTACATAATTTCATTCGAAACTGGGCACAAAATGATGTTATGTTTAGAcaatgggaagaagaagaacaagagattGAAGATGAAGAGGCTGGTACAAGTGGATCAAATAATAGTATAGATTTGTCAGACGAAATAGCAACAACTATGGTAGTTTATCGAAATCAGCTTTCACAAGTAATGTGGCATGACTATGTTAGTAATAtgtaa